NNNNNNNNNNNNNNNNNNNNNNNNNNNNNNNNNNNNNNNNNNNNNNNNNNNNNNNNNNNNNNNNNNNNNNNNNNNNNNNNNNNNNNNNNNNNNNNNNNNNNNNNNNNNNNNNNNNNNNNNNNNNNNNNNNNNNNNNNNNNNNNNNNNNNNNNNNNNNNNNNNNNNNNNNNNNNNNNNNNNNNNNNNNNNNNNNNNNNNNNNNNNNNNNNNNNNNNNNNNNNNNNNNNNNNNNNNNNNNNNNNNNNNNNNNNNNNNNNNNNNNNNNNNNNNNNNNNNNNNNNNNNNNNNNNNNNNNNNNNNNNNNNNNNNNNNNNNNNNNNNNNNNNNNNNNNNNNNNNNNNNNNNNNNNNNNNNNNNNNNNNNNNNNNNNNNNNNNNNNNNNNNNNNNNNNNNNNNNNNNNNNNNNNNNNNNNNNNNNNNNNNNNNNNNNNNNNNNNNNNNNNNNNNNNNNNNNNNNNNNNNNNNNNNNNNNNNNNNNNNNNNNNNNNNNNNNNNNNNNNNNNNNNNNNNNNNNNNNNNNNNNNNNNNNNNNNNNNNNNNNNNNNNNNNNNNNNNNNNNNNNNNNNNNNNNNNNNNNNNNNNNNNNNNNNNNNNNNNNNNNNNNNNNNNNNNNNNNNNNNNNNNNNNNNNNNNNNNNNNNNNNNNNNNNNNNNNNNNNNNNNNNNNNNNNNNNNNNNNNNNNNNNNNNNNNNNNNNNNNNNNNNNNNNNNNNNNNNNNNNNNNNNNNNNNNNNNNNNNNNNNNNNNNNNNNNNNNNNNNNNNNNNNNNNNNNNNNNNNNNNNNNNNNNNNNNNNNNNNNNNNNNNNNNNNNNNNNNNNNNNNNNNNNNNNNNNNNNNNNNNNNNNNNNNNNNNNNNNNNNNNNNNNNNNNNNNNNNNNNNNNNNNNNNNNNNNNNNNNNNNNNNNNNNNNNNNNNNNNNNNNNNNNNNNNNNNNNNNNNNNNNNNNNNNNNNNNNNNNNNNNNNNNNNNNNNNNNNNNNNNNNNNNNNNNNNNNNNNNNNNNNNNNNNNNNNNNNNNNNNNNNNNNNNNNNNNNNNNNNNNNNNNNNNNNNNNNNNNNNNNNNNNNNNNNNNNNNNNNNNNNNNNNNNNNNNNNNNNNNNNNNNNNNNNNNNNNNNNNNNNNNNNNNNNNNNNNNNNNNNNNNNNNNNNNNNNNNNNNNNNNNNNNNNNNNNNNNNNNNNNNNNNNNNNNNNNNNNNNNNNNNNNNNNNNNNNNNNNNNNNNNNNNNNNNNNNNNNNNNNNNNNNNNNNNNNNNNNNNNNNNNNNNNNNNNNNNNNNNNNNNNNNNNNNNNNNNNNNNNNNNNNNNNNNNNNNNNNNNNNNNNNNNNNNNNNNNNNNNNNNNNNNNNNNNNNNNNNNNNNNNNNNNNNNNNNNNNNNNNNNNNNNNNNNNNNNNNNNNNNNNNNNNNNNNNNNNNNNNNNNNNNNNNNNNNNNNNNNNNNNNNNNNNNNNNNNNNNNNNNNNNNNNNNNNNNNNNNNNNNNNNNNNNNNNNNNNNNNNNNNNNNNNNNNNNNNNNNNNNNNNNNNNNNNNNNNNNNNNNNNNNNNNNNNNNNNNNNNNNNNNNNNNNNNNNNNNNNNNNNNNNNNNNNNNNNNNNNNNNNNNNNNNNNNNNNNNNNNNNNNNNNNNNNNNNNNNNNNNNNNNNNNNNNNNNNNNNNNNNNNNNNNNNNNNNNNNNNNNNNNNNNNNNNNNNNNNNNNNNNNNNNNNNNNNNNNNNNNNNNNNNNNNNNNNNNNNNNNNNNNNNNNNNNNNNNNNNNNNNNNNNNNNNNNNNNNNNNNNNNNNNNNNNNNNNNNNNNNNNNNNNNNNNNNNNNNNNNNNNNNNNNNNNNNNNNNNNNNNNNNNNNNNNNNNNNNNNNNNNNNNNNNNNNNNNNNNNNNNNNNNNNNNNNNNNNNNNNNNNNNNNNNNNNNNNNNNNNNNNNNNNNNNNNNNNNNNNNNNNNNNNNNNNNNNNNNNNNNNNNNNNNNNNNNNNNNNNNNNNNNNNNNNNNNNNNNNNNNNNNNNNNNNNNNNNNNNNNNNNNNNNNNNNNNNNNNNNNNNNNNNNNNNNNNNNNNNNNNNNNNNNNNNNNNNNNNNNNNNNNNNNNNNNNNNNNNNNNNNNNNNNNNNNNNNNNNNNNNNNNNNNNNNNNNNNNNNNNNNNNNNNNNNNNNNNNNNNNNNNNNNNNNNNNNNNNNNNNNNNNNNNNNNNNNNNNNNNNNNNNNNNNNNNNNNNNNNNNNNNNNNNNNNNNNNNNNNNNNNNNNNNNNNNNNNNNNNNNNNNNNNNNNNNNNNNNNNNNNNNNNNNNNNNNtttttttttttttttttttttttttgagacagggtcttactctgttgcccagtctggagtgcacgTAGCACCATTATGGTTCactgtggcctcagcctcccaagtagctgggcagggactacaggcacatgccactatgcccagctaatttttgtatttttagtggagtatgagttttgccatattgcccaggctggtcttgaacttctggactcagcaatctggctcccaaagtgttgggattacagttgtgagccactccGCCTAATCTTAAGAATCTCaccattttaaaagcttttggtACATATTGCCAAAGAATAGAAAGATTGTACTGGTTCTTGCTCCTTTTTTCCTCCCAtgcttaagttttaaaaaaaaaaatcatagttgtaattatattttatgtacaattttacattcttctttggcttaacaaaattattttcacatgttTGTCACACTAGGTAACCCTTTTAATAGGTgcataataattttttcttggaTATAATTATAGTTTGCTTAAACTTTTGTCTGTTGTTGGATttagtcttttcatttttcacacataatttttatgtattaaagcAGGCCTTATAGTAGTTTTGATCTGAGCTTTGAAAGCTGGCTTTGAATTCCCTGCAcactattatatatattacataatatatattatgtattatatatattatttatattttttcctttgagacagagtcttgctgttgcccaggcgattctcctgcctcagccttccgagcagctgggtttacaggcatgtaccaccatgcccagctaatttttgtatttttagtagagatgtggttttgccattttggcgaggctagtctgaaactcctgggttcaggtgatcctcctgcctcagcctcccaaagagctgggataacaggcatgagccaccgtgcccagccagcactGCACACTTCTAATTAGTCCAATGACTTAAGCAAGTTTCTTCATTTCattaagcctttttctttttccctaaagAAGATTAtggttttggaaatattttcctcatggggttgttgtgagaGTCCAATGAGATAATAAGGAGTGGTGCTTATTACAAAATCAAGCGCTCAACAAAAATAGGAttcaaagccatttttaaaaatcacatttccttTCATTGGCTTGATTAAATTGGGTACCAATAAGATAAACAAATCTTGATTAGGTTAAGGTTAGTATAAAAGACCTTTCTTCCAGGGTATTCAATCATTTAGAGCTTGTCTTCGGTGCTCAACTTTAGTTATCCCAGATCACTGAAGCTGAGATGGCTGATGAAGTAATTTGCAGTGAAATTTTAAGCGACTGTGACTCTGCTCCAAGTTCCCCAGATCTCGAGGTAAGGAACTGTGAGAAAAAGTGGGGGTGAGGGGAATAGTGGGGTATAATGAGTCacttttgattttttggtttGCTAATGAAGATGTTCTCTTGTCCAAATCCCTCCGCCAACCatgtttgtttaactttttggTTGGGCTTATACGTATCTTTCGAACTGTAGGTTAGTGTGCCCACAAAAATTTCTCTTGCAAACTTACACTgccattccttcctttttaataaatgtgttaGATTGCCACAAAAATGTGGCAATTCTGCCCTCGAGGGCTAGGTCTCATTGATATTTCGGATGCAGCCGTGTAGTGGGAGCCTGCCAGGAGAAATTCCTCTGGGATCTTGGGACCTTGAGGGCTGAAATGAAGGGTGGCACCCAGATCCCCAATCAATGCATGCTCAATCAACAAACATCTAACAGGACCTTATGTGGTAGGCATATTGCCAGGCCGTGGAGATGTGAATATAAATAGTATCCAGCCCCTCATTTGAAGGCGCTCACAACCTAGTTAAGAAACCACAAAACAATTAAGCGCGCTGTGGAGAGAGGCCCACTTGTCCTGGGAAATGAGGGGAAGCTGGGGTTTGCAGTGGTTTGGTTGAAGGGGGACTACATGTTAGAGGCACAGACTGGGTGCAGGTACATGAAACCGAACGAGAAGGGTGGAAGGAGACATCCACGAAGTAACCACATGCTGGGGTGTGGAAGGCTGTGATTTACCGTTTTGAGGCTTTACCTCGCCTGCAAAGGGGGGCCAGTCTGTTAGCCGTGCAGATTGGAAGGGTGACATTGGAAGCTGTCcagggaagagaagaaattgGAACTAGGGAGCAGGAGGTCTACGCAAGAGGGCGGGACAGACAGGACTCGTGATTAGTAGCTCTGGACTGAGGAATCCTCCCTGCTTTCTGGTGTGGGAGAGCTAGTGGATGATGGTGCCAATAACCTGGATGGAGAAAGTAAGCTCCCTCCTGGAATGATTCATTCACAACCTCCATTTTCAGCAATATCCCATCTACTAGTGCTTCCTGGTCAGGATACAAGTTTCCTGAAACTGCTGCTCTGTTTTGGGCCTCACCCGGCCAACAGCTCACTAGCTGGCAAGCAGTAGTATCAAGATGGCGGCCCCCTAAGGGCTGGCTAGTCATGTGACTTCGGGTTTTCCAAGTTTGAAGCCGGGCAGTCCGTTCGGGGGCAAGGTTCACCTGTCACGAAACGAGTGTCACTCCTTCGAATCTCGCGAGCCAATCAGCAtctgagactgggccactgcgGTGAGGCGATCGGAAGATTGGTCCTTTCCAGTCGCCTAGCTAGGGCCAATCACGGAGCGTCCTATACTTCGCGGGCCCGCCCGTAGGCCGGGGAGAAGCAGGAATATCGTCACAGCGTGGCGGTATTATTACCTAAGGACTCGATAGGAGGTGGGACGCGTGTTGATTGACAGGCAGATTTCCCCTACCGGGATTTGAGAATTTGGCACAGTACCCCGccttagaggtggggtctcattTGATTGCCAAGTAATATTCCCCAATGGAGTACTAGCTCATGGTGACGGGCAGGCAGCTTGACTAATGAGTCCTCGGCGTGGCCGGCGCAGCTCTCCAATCGCCGGGCGGCGGGCCCCAGTCTGAGCGGcgatggcggcggcggcggcggcggcagcagcagcggGGGCTGCGGGCGGTCGGGGCTCCGGGCCGGGGCGGCGGCGCCATCTTGTGCCCGGGGCCGGTGGGGAGGCCGGGGAGGGGGCCCCGGGGGGCGCAGGGGACTACGGGAACGGCCTGGAGTCTGAGGAACTGGAGCCTGAGGAGCTGCTGCTGGAGCCCGAGCCGGAGCCCGAGCCCGAAGAGGAGCCGCCCCGGCCCCGCGCCCCCCCGGGAGCTCCGGGCCCTGGGCCTGGTTCGGGAGCCCCCGGCAgccaagaggaggaggaggagccgggACTGGTCGAGGGTGACCCGGGGGACGGCGCCATTGAGGACCCGGTGAGGGAAGGAGGACGAGCCAGCAGGCCGGCGGCTGGCCGGCCGGGTCACTGGAGGCCCAGAGCTCGGGCGAGCGGGAGGCAGGCGGGGGGTGGGGTTGGGCGGGGAATAACGTGGCTGGGGCCGGGTCGGGCCGGGGATGGGTCAGCGATCACTACAAGGGGCCCGGCTGGCTTGATTCGGGCGTCACGGGTGCCTAGTGTTGTTCTAGAGAGGGtagcttgcttttcttttatcaCGACCCTCGCATGGGGCGAGGGAAATGGCCGAGCGTGGCTGAGGCCGCGCTCCGGCCGAGAGCAGGGCACAGCCCCTGCGTTGGTTCCTCTTAAGCTCTCCTCCATACCCTCCCCACTTATATTAGGAGCTGGAAGCTATCAAAGCTCGAGTCAGGGAGATGGAGGAAGAAGCTGAGAAGCTAAAGGAGCTACAGAACGAGGTAGAGAAGCAGATGAATATGAGTCCACCTCCAGGCAATGGTGAGTAACTGGCGGTTGCACGCGGAGCCAGGGTTCTCGGGCTGGAAGGGTTGTGGGGAAGATGGGGAATGTGGGGTAAGATACTTGGCACCCTGGAGCTGCTTGTCTGAGCTATTATGACTGTGCCGCGGTCATAATCCGTTGTGTGTTCGCCTGACCTTTGTGAGGCAGAACCTATATTTTGGTGGTGGTAGCCTTGTGCTTCCCTTTGTCCCTGTTATAATTGTGTTGCTCTTTGTTCTTAGTCTACGTCTATCCTTTATAGAGGTTGCAAGCTCGCATTTGACCTTCAAATCTAATAGTTTTCTTCCAATTGGAAACGCTTTAGTTAGGATTCTAAGAGAAAGCAAGCTGCAAGGGGTTTCCCCTTTAATCTAGAAATGTGGAGTCTCAGCCCACTTAATTTTGCTCACTCTTAAAAGCATTTCAGCCAAAGCCATTCATTAGGGATTTGATTTGGAGGCAGGAGGGATTCCTATATTGTTGTAAGTGTGTATTAGTTTATTCTTTCAATTTATCGAATGTTTAGTGAGTACTTGCTATGGACTCGGCACTATTCTAGGTTATGGGTACAGCAGAGAACAGAACAGACCAAAATCTTTGCCTTCGTTGAGCTAATGGGATAGTGCTGGTGGTGGAAGTGCAATATATTGGTCAAAAACAagtgtgtggtttttaaaaaatattatttttttctgata
The Theropithecus gelada isolate Dixy chromosome 7b, Tgel_1.0, whole genome shotgun sequence DNA segment above includes these coding regions:
- the PABPN1 gene encoding polyadenylate-binding protein 2, yielding MAAAAAAAAAAGAAGGRGSGPGRRRHLVPGAGGEAGEGAPGGAGDYGNGLESEELEPEELLLEPEPEPEPEEEPPRPRAPPGAPGPGPGSGAPGSQEEEEEPGLVEGDPGDGAIEDPELEAIKARVREMEEEAEKLKELQNEVEKQMNMSPPPGNAGPVIMSIEEKMEADARSIYVGNVDYGATAEELEAHFHGCGSVNRVTILCDKFSGHPKGFAYIEFSDKESVRTSLALDESLFRGRQIKVIPKRTNRPGISTTDRGFPRARYRARTTNYNSSRSRFYSGFNSRPRGRVYRGRARATSWYSPY